CGCCGAGGACACGGGTGACCACTTCGCCGAAAGCCGCCTTGTCGTTGGCAACCCAGGTTACCGGCGGTGGCGGCGCCAGCATCCCGACGGGTTGACCGCTTTCCACGGCGATCCTCCGTCCGAGCTCCCAGACCGACTCGATCCCCATGAAGGGATGAATCACCAGACCGCCGGCCTCCTCGGCGCGTGAGACAAGACGCTCGAACGACGCACCGCTTGAGCACGCTTCGGCCAGGGCGAGGGGATTCCGATCGTTCGGGGCGGACATGAACTCGGCCCGGCCAAGGGTCAGCCGCTCACGACAGTAGTTCTCGTAGACCTCGTTCTGTGGCGTGCCGGCGGCGAAGAGATCTCCATCGGCGGCTCGCAGTCTGGCGCGATGTTGGTACTCCTCGACACCCCCGATGTCGACCAAGAACGGGATGGCCGAGAAGTCGTCCAGGTTGAGAACCGGAGAACCGGCGAGAGACTCGTGCCACCCAAGCGGTTCGTAGGCCGCGAGCGCCTCGCGATTCTGGCGCTCGACAAGCGCCCGCACGGCAGAACGTGCCCGCTCCAGGTCCGATCTGGCGTCGATTCCCACGTCGCTGACTCTAACGTGGGGACACAATACGTAATGGGCCCTGTCACAACTCCGCCGGCCAGCTCGTGAATAAGACCGTCCCTCGGACGTATGAGTAGATAGGTGCCATCTATGAATCCCGAGCGGATTGATCACAATGTGGTTGGATCGCAGTTGAGAAGAGGAGAACTGAGATGACTTCGATGAGAAAACCGGTGGCCGTGATCGCCTTTCTCCTGTTGCTGGCAGCTCCAGGGGCGCACGCTGATTCTGAGGCCACGGATGCCGCTGTCGAGGCGGCCGAGGTGTGGCTGGCCCTGGCCGACAGCGGCGAGTATGAAAAGAGCTGGGACGAGGCCGCGGATTACTTCAAGAACGCGGTGACCAGGGAGAAGTGGGTGCAGTCGTTGCATGCGGCTCGCAAGCCGCTGGGGGAGCTCTCTTCGCGGGAGTTGAAGTCGGCTGACTACAAGACGGCGATGCCTGGCGCGCCCGACGGTAGGTACGTGCTGATGCAGTTTGCGAGTTCGTTTAGCGCCAAAGCCGAGG
The bacterium genome window above contains:
- a CDS encoding DUF4019 domain-containing protein; its protein translation is MRKPVAVIAFLLLLAAPGAHADSEATDAAVEAAEVWLALADSGEYEKSWDEAADYFKNAVTREKWVQSLHAARKPLGELSSRELKSADYKTAMPGAPDGRYVLMQFASSFSAKAEAIETVTFMGEPDGEWRMAGYFIK